The Sulfurihydrogenibium sp. genome contains the following window.
TCTTTTGAAAATGCTTGATAAACATTTATTTCTATAAGTTTTGTAGCACCTTCTCCATCTTTTACTATCATTTTTGCAAGTTCTAAAGCAACTTCATAAACTTTCTTTGCAAAATAAAGTTTGTTAGAATCGTTTATTTCAACATCACTTTCTCCTGTTGCTACTATTACAAAGCTGTCATTTGTACTTTCACATCCATCCACAGATATAGAGTTAAAAGTTCTGTCTACAACTAATTTTGTAATTTGGTCAAGGATAGGTTTATCAATTTTTACATCGGTAAAAATGTAAGCTAACATTGTAGCCATGTTTGGATGTATCATTCCAGCACCTTTTGCAATGCCTTTTACGATAAAAACTTTATCCTCTATCAGTCCGTTTGTTTCGTAATATTTATAAAATGCATCCGTTGTTGATATAGCCCTTGCTGCTAATTCTAAATCAAGCTCCTGTAATGATGAAGAAGCAGCCTCTATACCATCTTTTACTTTATCCATAGGAAGCTGAACGCCTATAACACCTGTGGAAAATACCAACACTTCTTCTTTATCAATACCAAGACTTTCAGCTGTTATCTGTGCCATCTTTTCTGCATTTTCGAAGCCTTCCTGTCCTGTGCCGGCGTTTGCATTTCCACTGTTGACAACTATAGCAGAAATTTTATCTTGCAATGAACAAACTAACCTATCGTATATTACAGGTGCAGCTGCTAAGGAATTTTTAGTAAAAACTGCCGAATATACCGATGATGGGAATTTTAAGACTAAAATATCATAATCGCCGGAAGGTTTTATTCCAGCTTTAGCAACGCCCATTTTTATATTCATTTTATTATTTTTCTCTCCTTTGTTATTTATTTAACAATATGATTATACAATTTCGTCGATATTGTCCAAAAACTTTTACAATTTAATTGTAATATCATATAAAATTATACCTAAAAACTTAAAAATTGG
Protein-coding sequences here:
- the argJ gene encoding bifunctional glutamate N-acetyltransferase/amino-acid acetyltransferase ArgJ, giving the protein MNIKMGVAKAGIKPSGDYDILVLKFPSSVYSAVFTKNSLAAAPVIYDRLVCSLQDKISAIVVNSGNANAGTGQEGFENAEKMAQITAESLGIDKEEVLVFSTGVIGVQLPMDKVKDGIEAASSSLQELDLELAARAISTTDAFYKYYETNGLIEDKVFIVKGIAKGAGMIHPNMATMLAYIFTDVKIDKPILDQITKLVVDRTFNSISVDGCESTNDSFVIVATGESDVEINDSNKLYFAKKVYEVALELAKMIVKDGEGATKLIEINVYQAFSKDEARKIAESIALSNLFKTAMFGNDPNWGRILAAVGQTHIGIDFSQVKLYLGDFLLYSGQPLEFDKKQASEYLKNNKEIRIDLYLGRGEEEWTYYTCDLGYKYVEINAEYTT